From Streptomyces sp. NBC_00690, a single genomic window includes:
- a CDS encoding MarR family winged helix-turn-helix transcriptional regulator, producing MTTDFSDAELAAQPAAYWTGTAYEALISFTRARQGEHGFTQPQFWLLRNLSKHDISPDGHGMTIPELQQAMSSYLRPEDDLTAEAEVLLQRGWLTRDAEARLWITEAGEKARTDLKQHAPAIRARIHEGIDDADYVTALRVLQRMIQNTA from the coding sequence ATGACGACCGACTTCTCCGACGCCGAACTCGCCGCACAACCGGCCGCCTACTGGACCGGAACGGCCTATGAGGCCCTCATCTCGTTCACCCGGGCCCGACAGGGCGAACACGGCTTCACCCAGCCGCAGTTCTGGCTGCTGCGCAATCTGTCGAAGCACGACATCTCACCCGACGGCCACGGCATGACCATCCCCGAACTCCAGCAGGCCATGAGCTCCTACCTCAGGCCCGAGGACGACCTGACGGCAGAAGCGGAGGTCCTGTTGCAGCGCGGCTGGCTGACCCGGGACGCCGAGGCGCGACTGTGGATCACCGAGGCGGGAGAGAAGGCCCGTACCGATCTCAAACAGCACGCCCCGGCCATCCGCGCCCGCATCCACGAGGGCATCGACGACGCCGACTACGTCACCGCGCTGAGGGTGCTCCAGCGGATGATCCAGAACACGGCCTAG
- a CDS encoding SRPBCC domain-containing protein, with translation MDHEVFVPAAVETVRQLLRDPARIARCVHGLQQDAAGSTAEPEAGDGVISGRLKVRVANHSITYRGTLRITERGGDFVVEASGTEVRGTGSARTTLTIGLSEAEGGTALHFSGSVEAEGRLAELPDDAAHQSAHRLLDRFAERLAGQAPGTPDQQAAQTTGIEDRGSEGPGPVSREDAERLGIVGDEPADAKAAGPKATDPEAENPDEGDAKAEDGASHSPDSADSADSADSASEASAETSAGTSAGAEVEFVDLEGLALEELKDFTAIPEEPPAEAAHARRTMIGRSAEEVDHAPPRGRYAPVPAPDGSASGLPLRWIAPAAALAVASAVVVSRALRRRR, from the coding sequence ATGGACCATGAGGTGTTCGTTCCGGCTGCGGTGGAGACCGTCAGGCAACTGCTGAGGGACCCGGCGCGCATCGCCCGCTGCGTCCACGGGCTCCAACAGGACGCCGCCGGCTCCACGGCGGAACCCGAGGCCGGCGACGGTGTGATCTCCGGCCGGCTCAAAGTGCGGGTCGCCAACCACTCGATCACCTACCGGGGCACCCTGCGCATCACCGAACGCGGAGGCGACTTCGTGGTGGAGGCGAGCGGCACCGAGGTCCGGGGCACGGGCTCCGCCCGCACGACCCTCACGATCGGCCTGTCCGAGGCCGAAGGGGGGACCGCCCTCCATTTCAGCGGCTCCGTCGAGGCCGAGGGCCGGTTGGCGGAGCTACCGGACGATGCGGCGCACCAATCCGCACACCGCCTCCTTGACCGCTTCGCCGAACGGCTCGCGGGCCAGGCACCCGGCACACCGGACCAGCAAGCCGCGCAGACAACCGGCATCGAGGACCGGGGGTCCGAGGGGCCGGGCCCGGTGAGTCGTGAGGACGCCGAGCGGTTGGGGATCGTGGGCGACGAGCCGGCCGACGCGAAGGCAGCCGGTCCGAAGGCCACCGACCCGGAGGCCGAGAATCCCGATGAGGGGGACGCGAAGGCCGAGGACGGGGCATCGCATTCCCCTGACTCCGCTGACTCGGCTGACTCCGCAGACTCGGCCAGCGAGGCATCGGCTGAGACATCGGCTGGGACGTCCGCCGGGGCCGAGGTCGAGTTCGTCGATCTCGAAGGGCTGGCCCTCGAAGAACTCAAGGACTTCACCGCGATTCCCGAGGAGCCCCCGGCCGAAGCCGCCCATGCGCGGCGCACCATGATCGGCCGTAGCGCCGAAGAGGTGGACCACGCCCCGCCACGCGGTCGGTACGCGCCCGTCCCGGCACCCGACGGGAGCGCTTCGGGCCTGCCGCTGCGCTGGATCGCGCCCGCTGCCGCACTGGCCGTCGCATCGGCGGTCGTCGTCAGCAGGGCACTGCGCCGTCGTCGGTAG
- a CDS encoding YbjN domain-containing protein yields the protein MTIDPSSIPNFGGQPQPQAAGPAGPVVPDQDLVKQLLDQMELKYVVDDEGDLAAPWEEFRTYFMFRGEDEQQVFSVRTFYDRPLPVEDRSQILDLIDDWNRRTLWPKVYTHLHEDEEGGATIRLIGEAQMLIGTGVSLEHFVSSTVSWVRAAMEFENWFAEALGLKPEDEKPSDDA from the coding sequence GTGACCATCGATCCGTCCTCGATTCCGAATTTCGGGGGCCAGCCCCAGCCTCAGGCCGCAGGACCGGCGGGCCCCGTCGTTCCCGACCAGGACCTGGTCAAGCAGCTCCTCGACCAGATGGAGCTGAAGTACGTCGTCGACGACGAGGGAGACCTCGCCGCGCCGTGGGAGGAATTCCGCACGTACTTCATGTTCCGCGGCGAAGACGAGCAGCAGGTCTTCTCGGTGCGGACCTTCTACGACCGGCCGCTGCCGGTGGAGGACCGGTCCCAGATCCTCGATCTGATCGACGACTGGAACCGCCGCACCCTGTGGCCCAAGGTCTACACCCACCTCCACGAGGACGAGGAGGGCGGCGCCACCATCCGGCTCATCGGTGAGGCGCAGATGCTCATCGGCACCGGCGTCAGCCTGGAGCACTTCGTCTCGTCCACCGTCAGTTGGGTGCGCGCGGCGATGGAGTTCGAGAACTGGTTCGCGGAGGCGCTCGGCCTCAAGCCCGAGGACGAGAAGCCCTCCGACGACGCCTGA
- a CDS encoding MarR family winged helix-turn-helix transcriptional regulator, translating to MAPPPPPASGRPSGSGIHDDLHWLFARIKQGLATAATAAVREHGMSHWGYTVLIAVAESPARSQLTLARAVSVDKSKLVLVLDELETAGLVRRRPDPSDRRARIVEATQQGHRTLNAARRDVEAIESELLADLDAPARTALRTVLQRLAGEPVERIEGGRPTGHSCAPPGA from the coding sequence ATGGCCCCTCCCCCTCCTCCCGCCTCCGGTCGGCCGTCCGGCAGTGGGATCCATGACGATCTGCACTGGTTGTTCGCCCGGATCAAACAGGGGCTGGCCACCGCGGCGACCGCGGCCGTGCGCGAACACGGCATGAGCCACTGGGGATACACGGTTCTGATCGCCGTCGCGGAGTCCCCCGCGCGGAGCCAACTGACCCTCGCCCGAGCCGTATCGGTGGACAAGAGCAAACTGGTCCTGGTCCTCGACGAGTTGGAGACGGCCGGGCTGGTCCGCAGGCGGCCGGACCCGTCCGACCGCAGGGCCCGCATTGTGGAGGCCACCCAGCAGGGGCACCGCACCCTCAATGCCGCACGCCGCGACGTCGAGGCCATCGAGAGCGAGCTGCTCGCGGACCTGGACGCCCCGGCCCGTACGGCACTGCGCACGGTGCTCCAGCGACTCGCGGGCGAGCCCGTCGAAAGGATTGAGGGCGGACGGCCGACGGGCCACTCCTGTGCGCCGCCCGGGGCGTGA
- the clpB gene encoding ATP-dependent chaperone ClpB — protein MDAELTNKSREAINNATSRAVTDGHPDLTPAHLLLALLAGQENENIIDLLVAVEADQAAVRAGAERLLAGQPSVTGSTVAPPQPNREFLAVIADAAKQAKELGDDYLSTEHLLIGLAVKGGQAGEVLAAQGASAQRLLNAFETVRGGRRVTTADPEGQYKALEKFGTDFTAAAREGKLDPVIGRDQEIRRVVQVLSRRTKNNPVLIGEPGVGKTAVVEGLAQRIIKGDVPESLKNKRLVSLDLGAMVAGAKYRGEFEERLKTVLSEIKGSDGQIITFIDELHTVVGAGAGGDSAMDAGNMLKPMLARGELRMVGATTLDEYRERIEKDPALERRFQQVLVAEPTVEDTIAILRGLKGRYEAHHKVQIADSALVAAATLSDRYITSRFLPDKAIDLVDEAASRLRMEIDSSPVEIDELQRSVDRLLMEEMALKNESDPASKQRLEKLRRDLADKQEELRGLTARWEKEKQGLNRVGELKEKLDELRGQAERAQRDGDFDSASKLLYGEIPTLERELAEASEAEREAAKDTMVKEEVGPDDIADVVGSWTGIPAGRLLEGETQKLLRMESELGRRLIGQSEAVRAVSDAVRRTRAGIADPDRPTGSFLFLGPTGVGKTELAKALADFLFDDERAMVRIDMSEYSEKHSVARLVGAPPGYVGYEEGGQLTEAVRRRPYSVVLLDEVEKAHPEVFDILLQVLDDGRLTDGQGRTVDFRNAILILTSNLGSQYLVEPSTSEDEKKRQVLEVVRASFKPEFLNRLDDLVVFSALNRDELELIAKLQIERLAKRLAERRLTLEVTDAALAWLADEGNDPAYGARPLRRLVQTAIGDRLAKEILSGEVTDGDTVRVDRVDDGLIVGPVPVKSL, from the coding sequence GTGGACGCCGAGCTGACCAACAAGAGCCGGGAAGCGATCAACAACGCCACCAGTCGGGCCGTGACCGATGGGCACCCCGATCTGACGCCGGCGCATCTGCTGCTGGCCCTGCTCGCCGGCCAGGAGAACGAGAACATCATCGATCTGCTGGTCGCGGTCGAGGCGGACCAGGCCGCCGTGCGCGCCGGGGCCGAACGGCTGCTGGCCGGACAGCCGAGCGTCACCGGTTCCACCGTCGCGCCCCCGCAGCCCAATCGTGAGTTCCTCGCCGTCATCGCGGATGCGGCCAAGCAGGCCAAGGAACTCGGCGATGACTACCTCTCCACCGAGCACCTGCTGATCGGCCTCGCCGTCAAGGGCGGACAGGCAGGCGAGGTGCTGGCCGCACAGGGCGCGAGCGCGCAGCGGCTGCTCAATGCATTCGAAACCGTACGGGGAGGCAGGCGCGTGACCACCGCGGATCCGGAGGGCCAGTACAAGGCGCTGGAGAAGTTCGGTACGGACTTCACGGCGGCTGCCCGGGAGGGCAAGCTCGACCCGGTCATCGGCCGTGACCAGGAGATCCGCCGGGTTGTCCAGGTGCTGTCCCGACGCACCAAGAACAATCCGGTCCTCATCGGCGAACCCGGTGTCGGCAAGACCGCCGTCGTGGAGGGACTCGCCCAGCGCATCATCAAGGGTGATGTGCCCGAGTCGCTGAAGAACAAGCGGCTGGTCTCGCTCGACCTCGGGGCGATGGTCGCAGGTGCAAAGTACCGCGGTGAATTCGAGGAACGGCTGAAGACCGTCCTGTCCGAGATCAAGGGCAGCGACGGCCAGATCATCACCTTCATCGACGAACTCCACACGGTCGTCGGCGCGGGCGCCGGCGGTGACTCGGCCATGGACGCCGGCAACATGCTCAAGCCGATGCTGGCCCGCGGTGAACTGCGGATGGTGGGTGCGACGACGCTCGACGAGTACCGGGAGCGGATCGAGAAGGACCCGGCGCTGGAGCGCCGCTTCCAGCAGGTGCTGGTCGCGGAGCCGACCGTCGAGGACACCATCGCGATCCTGCGCGGGCTCAAGGGCCGCTACGAGGCCCACCACAAGGTCCAGATCGCGGACTCCGCGCTGGTGGCCGCCGCGACCCTCTCCGACCGGTACATCACCTCGCGGTTCCTGCCCGACAAGGCCATCGACCTCGTCGACGAGGCGGCCTCCCGGCTGCGGATGGAGATCGACTCCTCGCCCGTCGAGATCGACGAGCTCCAGCGGTCCGTGGACCGGCTGCTGATGGAGGAGATGGCCCTCAAGAACGAGTCGGACCCGGCGTCCAAGCAGCGGCTGGAGAAGCTGCGCCGCGACCTCGCCGACAAGCAGGAGGAACTGCGTGGGCTGACCGCCCGCTGGGAGAAGGAGAAGCAGGGCCTCAACCGTGTCGGCGAGTTGAAGGAGAAGCTCGACGAACTGCGCGGACAGGCCGAGCGGGCCCAGCGCGACGGCGACTTCGACTCCGCCTCCAAGCTGCTGTACGGGGAGATCCCGACCCTGGAGCGGGAGCTCGCCGAGGCGTCCGAGGCGGAGCGCGAGGCGGCCAAGGACACCATGGTCAAGGAGGAGGTCGGCCCGGACGACATCGCCGACGTCGTCGGCTCCTGGACCGGCATTCCGGCCGGGCGGTTGCTGGAGGGGGAGACTCAGAAGCTGCTGAGGATGGAGTCCGAACTCGGCCGACGGCTGATCGGCCAGTCCGAGGCGGTCCGTGCGGTCTCCGATGCGGTACGGCGCACCCGTGCCGGCATCGCCGACCCCGACCGGCCGACGGGATCGTTCCTCTTCCTAGGCCCCACCGGTGTCGGCAAGACCGAGTTGGCGAAGGCCCTCGCTGACTTCCTCTTCGACGACGAGCGGGCCATGGTCCGCATCGACATGTCCGAGTACAGCGAGAAGCACAGCGTGGCCCGTTTGGTCGGTGCCCCGCCCGGTTACGTCGGCTATGAGGAGGGCGGCCAGCTCACCGAGGCGGTGCGCCGTCGCCCGTACAGCGTGGTGCTGCTCGACGAGGTGGAGAAGGCGCACCCCGAGGTCTTCGACATCCTGCTCCAGGTGCTCGACGACGGACGCCTCACCGACGGCCAGGGCCGCACGGTCGACTTCCGCAACGCGATCCTCATCCTGACCTCCAACCTGGGCAGCCAGTATCTGGTGGAGCCCTCGACCAGCGAGGACGAGAAGAAGCGCCAGGTCCTGGAGGTCGTACGCGCTTCGTTCAAGCCCGAGTTCCTCAACCGGCTGGACGATCTCGTCGTCTTCTCGGCGCTAAACCGCGACGAGCTCGAACTGATCGCGAAGCTCCAGATCGAACGGCTCGCCAAGCGTCTCGCGGAGCGCCGACTCACCCTGGAGGTCACCGACGCCGCGCTCGCATGGCTGGCCGACGAGGGCAATGACCCGGCATACGGGGCACGCCCGCTGCGCCGGCTGGTGCAGACGGCCATCGGGGACCGACTGGCCAAGGAGATCCTCTCGGGGGAGGTCACGGATGGGGACACCGTGCGGGTGGACCGTGTCGACGACGGCCTGATCGTGGGACCGGTCCCGGTCAAGAGCCTCTAG
- a CDS encoding polyamine aminopropyltransferase, with the protein MVDPPQQLSPPQGSVRLPVRPSAGRNLVLLTVFVCAACGLVYELELVALASYLIGDSVTQASVVLSLMVFAMGIGSLLAKRLRCRAAVGFGVLELALALVGGCSALVLYASFAWIGEARSVLVGFSLAIGVLIGAEIPLLMSLIQRISRRDAEGTVADLFAADYVGALVGGLAFPFLLLPWLGQLTAGLLTGAVNALAGGALVLWLFRRELTPRSRGWLLVANLVVLCLLGTATVLVDDFEEAARTAVYGDRVRVAVHTGVQEVVLTGSRSTSLELFLDGRLRVSGRDEYRYHEGLVHPAASGPRGRVLILGGGNGLAAREVLRYRDVQAVTIVELDPAVVRLARTDPALAELNRHAYRDPRIRVVHADPFDWLRAPHGTYDLVIVDLPDPGITQSTKFYSQEFYGLAAPVIAPGGRIVVHAGPLVSRPRTYWTVEATLRAAGYGTRAYRATGRRSGFAAGPDRAHDTASAPHDWGFLLAAPGRTPPLRLAPEAPPLRSLTPDGLLADSGYAQRTRLAGLAPSTLVHPRYGD; encoded by the coding sequence ATGGTCGACCCGCCCCAGCAGCTGTCACCACCCCAGGGCTCGGTGCGGCTGCCGGTGCGGCCGTCGGCAGGGCGCAATCTCGTCCTGCTGACCGTCTTCGTGTGCGCCGCCTGCGGGCTCGTCTACGAACTCGAACTGGTCGCCCTCGCCTCCTATCTGATCGGCGACTCGGTCACCCAAGCCTCCGTGGTCCTGTCATTGATGGTCTTCGCCATGGGCATCGGGTCACTCCTCGCCAAGAGGCTGCGCTGCCGTGCGGCCGTCGGCTTCGGAGTGCTGGAACTGGCCCTCGCCCTGGTCGGTGGCTGTTCCGCACTGGTGCTCTACGCGTCCTTCGCATGGATCGGCGAGGCCCGTTCCGTACTCGTGGGCTTCTCGCTCGCCATCGGCGTCCTCATCGGCGCAGAGATCCCCTTGCTGATGTCCCTGATCCAACGCATCTCCAGACGGGACGCGGAAGGCACCGTGGCCGACCTCTTCGCCGCCGACTACGTGGGCGCCCTCGTCGGCGGGCTCGCCTTCCCCTTCCTGCTGCTGCCCTGGCTCGGCCAACTCACCGCCGGACTGCTGACCGGAGCGGTCAACGCACTCGCCGGCGGTGCGCTGGTGCTCTGGCTCTTCCGCCGCGAGCTCACCCCCCGCTCCCGCGGCTGGCTGCTCGTCGCCAACCTCGTCGTGCTCTGCCTCCTCGGCACCGCGACCGTTCTCGTCGACGACTTCGAGGAGGCCGCGCGGACCGCGGTCTACGGGGACCGGGTGCGGGTCGCCGTCCACACCGGAGTGCAGGAAGTCGTCCTCACCGGAAGCCGTTCCACCTCCCTGGAACTCTTCCTGGACGGCCGGCTCCGTGTCAGCGGGCGCGACGAGTACCGCTACCACGAGGGATTGGTCCACCCCGCCGCCTCCGGCCCGCGCGGTCGGGTGCTCATCCTCGGCGGCGGCAACGGGCTCGCCGCCCGCGAGGTGCTGCGCTACCGCGACGTCCAAGCGGTGACCATCGTGGAACTCGACCCCGCCGTCGTGCGTCTCGCCCGTACCGATCCGGCGCTCGCCGAGCTGAACCGACACGCCTACCGCGACCCCCGGATACGCGTGGTGCACGCGGACCCCTTCGACTGGCTGCGCGCCCCGCACGGCACGTACGACCTGGTGATCGTGGACCTGCCCGACCCCGGCATCACCCAGAGCACCAAGTTCTACTCGCAGGAGTTCTACGGGCTCGCCGCACCGGTGATCGCCCCAGGTGGACGGATCGTCGTCCACGCCGGACCGCTCGTGTCCCGGCCGCGTACGTACTGGACCGTCGAGGCGACCCTGCGGGCCGCCGGATACGGCACACGTGCCTACCGGGCCACCGGGCGGCGCTCCGGCTTCGCCGCCGGCCCCGACCGGGCCCACGACACCGCGTCCGCCCCCCACGACTGGGGCTTCCTGCTCGCAGCACCCGGACGCACACCGCCGTTGCGGCTCGCCCCCGAAGCGCCCCCGCTGCGCTCGCTCACCCCGGACGGACTCCTCGCCGACTCCGGGTACGCGCAACGCACCCGCTTGGCGGGACTCGCCCCCTCGACCCTCGTCCACCCGCGCTACGGAGACTGA
- a CDS encoding pyridoxal phosphate-dependent aminotransferase — protein MATMDPSAPGARPLLNRRLTEFGTTIFAEMSALAARTGSINLGQGFPDTDGPDSVREAAVRALRDGRGNQYPPGPGVPELREAITQHQQRFHGIALDPDTDVLVTAGATEAIAASLLALVEPGDEVIALEPYYDSYAACIALAGGQRVPVTLHPRDGSYHLDLDELRDAVTPRTRLLLLNTPHNPTGTVLTREELTAIAELAVERDLLVITDEVYEHLVFDGEHIPLAGLPGMRERTVTISSAGKTFSFTGWKVGWLTGTPELVTAVRSAKQFLTYVSAGPFQYAVAEALHLPDSYFQELRDDLRAKRDLLSAGLADVGFTVYRPAGTYFVTTDIRPLGEEDGFAFCRSLPERCQVVAIPNAVFYDHRTEGAPFVRFAFCKRQDVLEEAVARLKRLA, from the coding sequence ATGGCGACCATGGATCCATCAGCGCCCGGAGCGCGACCGCTGCTCAACCGTCGGTTGACGGAGTTCGGCACGACGATCTTCGCGGAGATGTCGGCGCTGGCTGCCCGAACCGGTTCGATCAACCTCGGCCAGGGCTTCCCCGACACCGACGGCCCCGACTCGGTGCGGGAGGCCGCGGTGCGCGCCCTGCGCGACGGCCGGGGCAACCAGTACCCGCCCGGCCCCGGCGTCCCCGAACTGCGCGAGGCGATCACACAGCACCAGCAACGCTTCCATGGCATCGCCCTGGACCCCGACACGGATGTGCTGGTGACCGCGGGCGCGACCGAGGCGATCGCGGCTTCGCTGCTCGCGCTGGTGGAACCGGGCGACGAAGTCATCGCGCTGGAGCCGTACTACGACTCGTACGCGGCGTGCATCGCACTGGCCGGAGGCCAGCGGGTCCCGGTGACACTGCACCCGCGGGACGGCTCGTACCACCTCGATCTCGATGAACTCAGGGACGCGGTCACCCCCCGCACCCGGCTCCTCCTGTTGAACACACCGCACAACCCCACGGGCACGGTGCTCACCCGCGAGGAGCTCACCGCCATCGCCGAACTCGCCGTCGAGCGCGATCTGCTGGTGATCACGGACGAGGTGTACGAGCACCTGGTCTTCGACGGCGAACACATCCCGCTCGCCGGTCTGCCGGGGATGCGGGAGCGGACCGTGACGATCAGTTCGGCGGGCAAGACGTTCTCCTTCACCGGGTGGAAGGTCGGTTGGCTGACGGGGACCCCGGAACTGGTGACGGCGGTCCGGTCGGCGAAGCAGTTCCTGACGTATGTGTCGGCGGGCCCGTTCCAGTACGCCGTGGCCGAGGCGCTGCACCTGCCGGACAGCTACTTCCAAGAGTTGCGCGACGATCTGCGGGCCAAGCGGGATCTGCTCAGCGCCGGGCTGGCCGACGTCGGTTTCACCGTCTACCGCCCGGCGGGAACCTACTTCGTCACCACCGACATCCGGCCCCTGGGTGAGGAAGACGGCTTTGCGTTCTGCCGCTCGCTCCCCGAGCGCTGCCAGGTCGTGGCCATTCCCAACGCGGTCTTCTACGACCACCGCACCGAGGGAGCGCCCTTCGTCAGGTTCGCCTTCTGCAAGCGGCAGGACGTCCTGGAGGAGGCGGTGGCCCGGCTGAAGCGGCTGGCCTGA
- a CDS encoding SDR family NAD(P)-dependent oxidoreductase, giving the protein MDTALKDRVVLVTGGSTGIGAATALAYGREGARVALTYRSKSRSGDEVASRIEAVGGRALTTHLDLEGLDTVERAVGAVVDRWGGIDVLVANAVHWGGDGPPHPDIRFEDVPLEEWQSMIGANLIGAAAQVKAVLPGMRSRGWGRIVLISSSVAEEGVPGPGPYGTAKSGLHGLARSLAWEAGRDGILVNVVAPGLTLTDSRPPLPAAVVHGFATRTPTRRLSDADDVAKLVVFLGSGANGNLTGEVIRDGSAAARAPHPGG; this is encoded by the coding sequence ATGGACACCGCACTCAAGGACCGTGTGGTCCTGGTCACCGGAGGGTCGACCGGCATCGGTGCCGCGACCGCCCTCGCATACGGCCGGGAGGGCGCACGGGTCGCCCTCACCTACCGCAGCAAATCCCGATCGGGGGATGAGGTCGCCTCCCGGATCGAGGCCGTCGGCGGTCGAGCCCTCACCACCCACCTCGACCTGGAGGGCCTGGACACCGTCGAACGAGCCGTGGGCGCGGTCGTCGACCGGTGGGGCGGCATCGACGTCCTCGTGGCCAACGCGGTGCACTGGGGCGGCGACGGCCCGCCGCACCCGGACATCCGGTTCGAGGACGTGCCCCTGGAGGAGTGGCAGTCCATGATCGGCGCCAATCTGATCGGCGCTGCGGCCCAGGTCAAAGCAGTCTTACCGGGTATGCGCTCCCGCGGGTGGGGACGCATCGTGCTGATCTCCTCCAGCGTCGCCGAAGAGGGGGTCCCGGGGCCCGGGCCCTACGGAACCGCCAAGTCCGGCCTCCATGGACTCGCCCGCTCACTGGCCTGGGAAGCCGGCCGGGACGGAATCCTGGTCAATGTGGTGGCCCCCGGCCTCACCCTGACCGACAGTCGACCGCCCCTGCCCGCGGCGGTCGTGCACGGCTTCGCCACGAGAACGCCCACCCGACGGCTCTCCGACGCGGACGACGTGGCCAAGCTGGTGGTGTTCCTCGGCTCGGGAGCCAATGGCAACCTCACGGGCGAGGTGATCCGCGACGGCTCTGCCGCGGCCCGTGCGCCGCACCCGGGCGGATGA
- a CDS encoding glycosyltransferase family 39 protein — MRARRCPLSAETSAEPTRSLTVAAGNEPTPRLRAALLRAAPALGLFAAARLTGLLTMALWAWHIDRQPRRILARAWDSDWYMLIAEHGYGRVLRWPDGAVQSDVAFFPLYPGLVRAITSIAPVTSGSAGLLVSWTAAGAAAWGIYAIGERLYGRRTATALVVLWGLLPHSVVLSMAYTEPVLTALAAWSLYAVLTDRWLWAGTLSALAGLSRPNAVAVALAVLVVAGWALVRAHRTPPAAGPPRWRIWAAAALAPLGWCGYVLYVGVRTGDPFGGYFAVQRGWTSRFDFGAGALRVVRDIVLRPTLLSLVMALLVVAVSVVLFALLVLERPPAALLVYTAVLVLITVGGSGFFESKPRFLLPAFPLLIPAARALTKARPSTAVVVTVALAGLSFAYGTYLLTLSPIAL, encoded by the coding sequence ATGCGTGCCCGGAGGTGCCCCCTGTCCGCCGAGACGTCCGCCGAGCCCACCCGGAGCCTCACCGTCGCCGCGGGCAATGAGCCCACCCCCCGTCTGCGCGCCGCACTGCTGCGCGCCGCTCCCGCCCTGGGCTTGTTCGCCGCGGCCCGTCTCACCGGGCTGCTGACGATGGCGCTGTGGGCCTGGCACATCGACCGACAACCACGACGCATCCTGGCCCGCGCCTGGGACTCCGACTGGTACATGCTGATCGCGGAACACGGCTACGGCCGCGTCCTGCGCTGGCCGGACGGCGCGGTCCAAAGCGATGTGGCGTTCTTCCCGCTCTATCCCGGGCTCGTCCGGGCGATCACCTCGATCGCGCCCGTGACCAGCGGCAGCGCCGGACTCCTGGTCTCCTGGACCGCCGCAGGCGCCGCGGCCTGGGGCATCTACGCGATCGGCGAGCGACTCTACGGGCGCCGGACCGCGACCGCCCTGGTGGTGCTGTGGGGACTACTCCCCCACTCGGTGGTGCTCTCCATGGCGTACACCGAACCCGTGCTCACGGCGCTGGCCGCCTGGTCGCTGTACGCCGTGCTCACCGACCGCTGGCTCTGGGCGGGAACCCTGTCCGCACTCGCAGGACTGTCCCGGCCCAATGCGGTGGCGGTGGCACTGGCCGTGCTGGTCGTCGCCGGCTGGGCGCTGGTACGGGCCCACCGCACCCCGCCAGCAGCCGGCCCGCCCCGCTGGCGGATCTGGGCAGCGGCGGCACTCGCACCCCTCGGCTGGTGCGGCTATGTGCTGTACGTCGGGGTGCGCACCGGCGATCCGTTCGGCGGCTACTTCGCCGTACAGCGCGGCTGGACCTCAAGATTCGACTTCGGAGCCGGCGCCCTGCGGGTGGTGCGCGACATCGTCCTGCGCCCGACACTGCTCTCGCTGGTGATGGCGCTGCTCGTCGTCGCCGTGTCGGTGGTGCTGTTCGCCCTGCTGGTCCTGGAGCGACCACCGGCGGCGTTGCTCGTCTACACCGCGGTACTCGTACTGATCACCGTCGGCGGCTCGGGGTTCTTCGAGTCGAAGCCGCGGTTCCTGCTGCCGGCGTTCCCCCTGCTGATCCCGGCCGCCCGGGCACTGACGAAAGCCCGGCCCAGCACGGCGGTCGTGGTGACCGTCGCCCTGGCCGGGCTGTCGTTCGCCTATGGAACGTACCTGCTGACGCTCTCGCCCATCGCACTCTAG
- a CDS encoding DUF2617 family protein has product MLTTLSTAYTDTRADDLAWALGREPLPALAVLDLELSGAKLQLRLLGASHQVLLEEEQGSCSETVACMPGSSTPLPLGVAKRLGDWEYEFAARVETLSRGSFAGRAQELLALVADHPNSLAGTFPGSPHAFTAMMAQHREGQVRWRTWHAYPQEGRLVVTRTRVGAVPRGSRAERVPEAVGR; this is encoded by the coding sequence ATGCTCACGACCCTCAGTACCGCCTATACCGACACCCGTGCCGACGACCTCGCCTGGGCGCTCGGTCGGGAGCCGCTCCCTGCCCTAGCCGTCCTCGACCTGGAACTCTCCGGGGCGAAACTCCAACTCAGACTCCTCGGAGCCTCCCACCAGGTGCTCTTGGAGGAGGAACAGGGCAGCTGTTCGGAGACCGTTGCCTGCATGCCCGGCAGCAGCACACCGCTCCCGCTGGGCGTGGCGAAGAGACTCGGCGACTGGGAGTACGAGTTCGCCGCCCGCGTCGAGACGCTCTCGCGTGGGTCCTTCGCCGGCCGGGCCCAGGAGTTGCTGGCCCTCGTCGCCGACCATCCCAACTCCCTCGCCGGGACCTTCCCCGGCTCCCCTCACGCCTTCACCGCGATGATGGCCCAGCACCGGGAAGGCCAGGTGCGTTGGCGCACCTGGCATGCGTATCCGCAGGAAGGGCGGCTCGTGGTCACTCGTACGCGGGTCGGTGCGGTTCCGCGAGGTTCCCGCGCCGAACGGGTACCGGAGGCCGTGGGGCGGTGA